In one window of Ruminococcus hominis DNA:
- a CDS encoding nitroreductase family protein, with amino-acid sequence MKETITDIMNRRSVKNYKPEQITDEELMTVLKAGMNAPSGGNKQSPIFIAVQNPEWIKKLCKLNAEIAGAPEGFDVFYGAPTIILVLAEKGVGNPVEDGSLCLGNMFNAAYALGLGSRWINRIRETFETDLGKELLKEAGYEGEYIGVGSCILGYPADGFPGPIERKPDYFKIIK; translated from the coding sequence ATGAAAGAAACAATAACAGATATTATGAATCGCAGAAGTGTAAAGAATTATAAACCGGAACAGATTACAGATGAAGAGCTAATGACTGTATTAAAAGCAGGAATGAATGCTCCATCTGGTGGAAACAAGCAGTCGCCAATCTTTATTGCAGTACAGAATCCAGAATGGATCAAGAAACTGTGCAAACTGAATGCAGAGATAGCAGGAGCACCGGAAGGATTTGATGTATTTTACGGAGCACCGACAATTATCTTAGTATTGGCAGAAAAAGGTGTAGGTAATCCGGTAGAAGACGGAAGCCTTTGCCTTGGAAACATGTTCAATGCAGCATATGCACTCGGACTTGGCTCAAGATGGATTAACCGTATCCGTGAGACATTTGAGACAGATCTTGGCAAGGAATTATTAAAAGAGGCTGGATATGAAGGCGAGTACATAGGAGTTGGTTCTTGCATTCTTGGATATCCTGCTGATGGATTTCCGGGACCAATCGAAAGAAAGCCAGATTATTTTAAAATAATAAAATAA
- a CDS encoding nuclear transport factor 2 family protein, translating into MEQKNKEVIRKFYQEFFNDHIVESADKYVREDYIQHNPGVDQGREALKTAFADKFVEHPDFRLNIHMMIAEKDMVAVYLKNVDPEGNTKCRVVDIYRLEDGKLAEHWDVLQPC; encoded by the coding sequence ATGGAACAGAAAAATAAAGAAGTAATTCGGAAATTCTATCAGGAATTTTTTAATGATCATATCGTAGAATCTGCAGATAAATATGTGAGAGAAGATTATATTCAACATAATCCAGGTGTTGATCAGGGAAGAGAAGCATTGAAAACAGCGTTTGCTGACAAATTTGTTGAGCATCCAGATTTCCGTTTGAACATTCATATGATGATTGCAGAGAAGGATATGGTTGCTGTTTATTTGAAAAATGTTGATCCAGAAGGTAATACAAAATGCCGTGTTGTAGATATTTATCGTCTGGAAGATGGAAAACTTGCCGAACATTGGGATGTACTTCAGCCATGTTAA
- a CDS encoding MFS transporter → MLNINKKKIAVSIFFTAFAFGLNIVGISPVLGIVNEKYQQYGTSAIQLLQTIQYLLIMIGSLMIGWLTTKISKKKIVLIGLAIIGICGLMPFFSDNFWVLVVSRVLIGFGFGITGPMNTAIAAELIPEEERAGYMGLHVVGMGIGTMAGSMLGGTLAGFSYRNYYLVYLIPFIAMVGVQAFLVETPPTKTEKASDMKLNKMVYLISFASFAHTLFINAYSTNIGIYIAENISNNPGLAGMVTSVNAAFALGTGMIFSKISAVLKNFTLPFSILTAAVGYGLVLTVHGMAGVLIVSALCGVSLSCFMATGSYLLSISVEQEAVAKASGLFSIIGGIGGLIAPIFMGNAARIVLGENTAVNQFVIAFFGMLSFGVIAAVIMMKKKENK, encoded by the coding sequence ATGTTAAACATAAATAAGAAAAAAATAGCAGTCAGCATTTTCTTCACAGCATTTGCATTTGGATTAAACATTGTAGGAATTTCACCTGTACTTGGAATTGTCAATGAAAAATATCAGCAATATGGAACAAGTGCGATACAGCTTTTACAGACAATTCAGTACCTGCTGATCATGATTGGTTCACTGATGATCGGATGGCTGACAACAAAAATTAGTAAAAAGAAGATTGTACTGATAGGATTGGCAATTATCGGAATCTGTGGATTGATGCCATTTTTCTCAGACAACTTTTGGGTTCTGGTTGTATCCAGAGTATTGATTGGATTTGGATTTGGTATTACAGGTCCGATGAATACAGCAATCGCAGCAGAATTGATTCCGGAAGAAGAACGTGCAGGTTATATGGGACTTCACGTAGTCGGCATGGGAATCGGAACGATGGCAGGAAGTATGCTTGGCGGTACGCTGGCAGGATTCAGTTATCGAAACTATTATCTTGTTTATCTGATTCCATTCATCGCAATGGTTGGTGTTCAGGCATTTCTGGTAGAAACACCACCGACAAAGACAGAAAAGGCATCGGATATGAAGCTGAATAAGATGGTATATCTGATTTCATTCGCATCATTTGCACATACATTGTTTATTAATGCATACAGCACGAACATTGGAATTTACATCGCAGAGAATATATCAAATAATCCTGGACTGGCAGGTATGGTGACATCAGTAAATGCAGCATTTGCACTGGGAACAGGTATGATTTTCTCAAAGATATCTGCAGTGTTAAAAAACTTTACGTTACCATTTTCAATTTTGACTGCAGCAGTCGGATATGGACTGGTATTGACAGTACATGGCATGGCAGGAGTATTGATTGTGAGTGCGCTTTGCGGAGTGTCATTAAGTTGTTTTATGGCAACCGGATCTTATCTGCTTTCAATTTCTGTTGAACAGGAAGCAGTAGCAAAGGCAAGCGGGCTATTTTCCATTATCGGCGGAATCGGTGGACTGATCGCTCCAATCTTTATGGGAAATGCAGCAAGAATCGTATTAGGTGAAAATACAGCGGTGAATCAGTTTGTAATCGCATTCTTCGGAATGTTGAGTTTTGGAGTGATCGCAGCAGTGATCATGATGAAAAAGAAGGAGAATAAGTAA
- a CDS encoding ROK family glucokinase — protein sequence MKKYGFGVDIGGTTCKIGLFDMSGTILEKWEIKTNTENHGAAILDDVAAAVLGKMEEKGIVKDDVQGIGLGVPGPVDSEGTVHKCVNLGWDVINVEKALNEKTGLFVKAGNDANVAALGEMWQGGGKGHQNVIMVTLGTGVGGGIIVDGKIIAGSHGAGGELGHIHMNDDETEACGCGNKGCLEQYASATGIVRMAKKQLAKETRNTKLKAFEPLTAKDIFDVAKEGDEVALELVNGLCTMLGTALANVAAVADPEIFVIGGGVSRAGDILIQGIQNKFKEKAFHACRATGISLATLGNDAGMYGCVRLLF from the coding sequence ATGAAAAAATATGGTTTTGGTGTTGATATCGGAGGAACAACCTGCAAGATAGGTCTCTTTGATATGAGCGGAACAATTTTAGAAAAATGGGAAATTAAAACGAACACAGAAAATCATGGTGCAGCAATCTTAGATGACGTTGCAGCAGCTGTGTTAGGTAAGATGGAAGAGAAAGGCATCGTAAAAGACGATGTACAGGGAATCGGACTTGGTGTTCCGGGACCGGTTGACAGTGAAGGAACTGTTCATAAATGCGTAAACCTTGGATGGGACGTTATCAATGTAGAAAAAGCTTTAAATGAGAAGACAGGTCTCTTTGTAAAAGCAGGAAATGATGCCAATGTAGCAGCTCTCGGTGAGATGTGGCAGGGGGGCGGAAAAGGTCACCAGAATGTAATTATGGTAACACTCGGAACAGGTGTTGGCGGTGGTATCATCGTTGATGGTAAGATTATCGCAGGTTCACACGGAGCTGGTGGAGAACTTGGACACATTCACATGAATGATGATGAGACAGAAGCTTGTGGATGTGGAAATAAAGGATGTCTGGAGCAGTATGCATCAGCAACAGGAATCGTCCGTATGGCAAAGAAACAGCTTGCAAAAGAAACAAGAAATACAAAGCTGAAAGCATTTGAACCTTTAACAGCAAAAGATATTTTTGATGTTGCAAAAGAAGGGGATGAAGTAGCACTTGAATTAGTTAATGGACTTTGCACAATGCTTGGAACAGCACTGGCAAATGTTGCAGCAGTAGCAGATCCTGAGATTTTCGTTATCGGCGGCGGAGTATCCAGAGCTGGAGATATCTTGATTCAGGGAATCCAGAATAAATTTAAAGAGAAAGCATTTCATGCATGTCGTGCAACAGGTATTTCGCTTGCAACACTTGGAAATGATGCGGGAATGTATGGTTGTGTAAGATTATTATTTTAA
- a CDS encoding FAD-dependent oxidoreductase, producing the protein MAVITIDGKKIEVPEGKNVLDCALDAGIYIPHLCHHKDLSPLGSCRMCVVEVEGQEGVTTSCTLKAKDGMNITTKSDELERLRMLALELLLAGHPEDCSTCPKYGNCELQMLIQYIGPKTGRLKLRAKGFKQNEENPLIIHDMNRCVLCGRCVRACNELRGVKVLQYQKKELETYVGTVHNKLLKDADCRFCQACVEVCPTGTIRDKLMNSEVKKEDAVVPCRHACPAHTDIPRYIRHVKNGEYDEAAAVIREKVPFPKALGYICSHVCELQCKRKEVSDPMAIRDIKRYAAEHDTGAYWKGKGKQLADTGKKVCVVGAGPAGLTAAYYLRKQGYDVTLKEALPTVGGMMAYGIPAYRLPREIIAEEAKVIEEQGVKIEVNAKVEKPVDLLNEYDAVLMTIGGHKGVRLPMEGSELDGVILNADFLRNCSMGKETGMGKRVIVLGGGNVAFDCARSAKRLGAEEIHLACLEAREVMTADDEEIEQAKEEGIFVHPAQTFERITGTDHVTGVDFMNVKSFTFDENRRAIIEKEEGSEHHIDADTVIFAVGQRPDITEEAGLELGRANSIAVKDIEHDKTTSVEGIFAAGDVIYGTKSVIMAIESGREAASQIDKYLGGDGDISEVLAPEQKADPYIGQCPGFGYEERKHTQVDPAESRSDNFKLFDHGICDADICAEAGRCLQCDLRLQISRPSLWGDFVENKEAE; encoded by the coding sequence ATGGCAGTTATTACAATTGATGGGAAAAAAATAGAAGTCCCAGAAGGTAAAAATGTCCTGGATTGTGCGTTAGATGCAGGCATTTATATTCCACATTTGTGTCACCATAAAGATTTGAGCCCACTTGGTTCATGTCGTATGTGTGTAGTAGAAGTAGAAGGGCAGGAGGGTGTAACAACTTCTTGTACATTAAAAGCAAAAGACGGAATGAACATTACTACAAAGAGTGATGAACTTGAACGTCTTCGTATGTTAGCATTAGAGCTTCTTTTAGCAGGTCATCCGGAAGATTGCTCAACATGTCCAAAATATGGTAACTGTGAATTACAGATGCTGATCCAGTATATCGGACCAAAGACAGGTCGTCTGAAATTACGTGCAAAAGGTTTCAAACAGAATGAAGAAAATCCATTGATCATTCATGATATGAACCGTTGTGTACTTTGCGGACGTTGTGTGCGTGCATGTAACGAACTTCGTGGAGTAAAAGTTCTTCAGTATCAGAAGAAAGAACTGGAAACATATGTAGGAACTGTACATAATAAACTGTTAAAAGATGCAGATTGTCGTTTCTGTCAGGCTTGTGTGGAAGTCTGTCCGACAGGTACGATTCGTGATAAACTGATGAATTCAGAAGTGAAGAAAGAGGATGCTGTAGTGCCATGCCGTCATGCATGTCCAGCACATACAGATATCCCTCGTTACATCAGACACGTGAAAAACGGAGAATATGATGAGGCAGCAGCCGTTATTCGTGAGAAAGTTCCATTCCCGAAGGCTCTTGGATATATCTGTAGCCACGTATGTGAATTACAGTGTAAGAGAAAAGAAGTAAGTGATCCAATGGCAATCCGTGACATCAAACGTTATGCAGCAGAGCATGATACAGGTGCTTACTGGAAAGGCAAAGGAAAACAGCTTGCAGATACAGGAAAGAAAGTATGTGTTGTAGGAGCAGGTCCTGCAGGTCTGACAGCAGCATATTACTTAAGAAAACAGGGATATGATGTAACATTGAAAGAAGCCCTTCCAACAGTTGGTGGTATGATGGCTTATGGAATTCCTGCATATCGTCTTCCAAGAGAAATCATTGCTGAGGAAGCAAAAGTAATCGAAGAGCAGGGCGTTAAGATTGAAGTAAATGCAAAAGTTGAGAAACCGGTAGATCTGTTGAATGAATATGATGCAGTATTAATGACAATCGGTGGACATAAAGGTGTTCGTCTTCCAATGGAAGGTAGTGAACTTGACGGAGTTATCCTGAATGCTGACTTCTTACGTAACTGCAGCATGGGTAAAGAAACAGGCATGGGCAAACGTGTTATCGTTCTCGGTGGTGGAAACGTTGCATTTGATTGTGCAAGATCTGCAAAACGTCTTGGAGCAGAGGAGATTCATCTGGCATGTCTGGAAGCAAGAGAAGTTATGACAGCCGATGATGAAGAAATCGAACAGGCAAAAGAAGAGGGAATCTTCGTACATCCTGCACAGACATTTGAGAGAATTACAGGAACAGATCATGTAACAGGTGTTGATTTCATGAATGTGAAATCATTTACATTTGATGAAAACCGCCGTGCAATCATTGAAAAAGAAGAAGGTTCAGAGCATCACATCGATGCAGATACAGTTATCTTTGCAGTGGGTCAGAGACCTGATATCACAGAAGAAGCAGGTCTTGAACTTGGAAGAGCAAACAGTATCGCAGTAAAAGATATTGAACATGATAAGACAACTTCTGTAGAAGGTATCTTCGCAGCAGGAGATGTTATTTACGGAACAAAATCAGTAATCATGGCTATCGAGTCAGGAAGAGAAGCAGCTTCTCAGATTGACAAGTATCTTGGCGGAGATGGAGACATTTCTGAAGTACTTGCTCCTGAGCAGAAAGCAGATCCATATATCGGACAGTGTCCTGGATTCGGATATGAAGAAAGAAAACATACACAGGTTGATCCGGCAGAGAGCAGAAGCGATAACTTTAAACTGTTTGATCACGGAATTTGTGACGCAGATATCTGTGCAGAAGCTGGAAGATGTCTTCAGTGTGACTTACGTCTGCAGATTTCCAGACCAAGTCTCTGGGGCGATTTCGTAGAAAATAAGGAGGCTGAATAA
- a CDS encoding NADH-ubiquinone oxidoreductase-F iron-sulfur binding region domain-containing protein: MSALENAKNGSSQDVLNKIQEANLSEYGLCAQPLFDRLMAAKEESAEEQKELGIVAALNNADTDHALLAVLKEQPEQVMEGISIAAYALGTEKKSLQIPEEETDLFESLKETAEKYGVELVSGIVNVRAAKGSAVLHIVTVKNLADLFDGAYEDGVYVSVNGADLQKVAKDKKIAELIDTDDVKALYFGYEYHTPEAAETTVGEAGITNGVVRVLTSKDCIVQGAQKELLASRKTSCGKCVFCREGLIQLEHMQKEITEGRGKVEFIDLTKEIGEAMCYSTPCSMGQVSAKAALSATELFTKEYEEHIKKKNCPAGACTSFVNIYIDPSLCNGCGECMDVCPKDCIEGKAKYIHMIDDFDCTKCGKCMEVCDEDAIVQTTGKLPKLPNRLTKVGKFKKR, from the coding sequence ATGAGTGCATTAGAGAACGCAAAAAATGGAAGCAGTCAGGATGTCCTGAATAAAATCCAGGAAGCAAATCTTTCTGAGTATGGTTTATGTGCACAGCCATTATTCGACCGTCTGATGGCAGCGAAAGAAGAAAGTGCAGAGGAACAGAAAGAATTAGGTATTGTAGCAGCACTGAATAATGCAGATACAGATCATGCATTACTGGCAGTTTTAAAAGAACAGCCGGAGCAGGTGATGGAAGGAATTTCCATTGCTGCTTATGCTCTGGGAACAGAGAAAAAATCATTACAGATTCCGGAAGAAGAAACAGACCTTTTCGAGAGCCTGAAAGAAACAGCAGAGAAATATGGCGTTGAGCTGGTAAGTGGTATTGTGAATGTCCGTGCAGCAAAAGGAAGCGCTGTACTTCATATCGTTACAGTGAAAAATCTTGCCGATCTGTTTGACGGAGCTTACGAAGATGGTGTTTATGTATCAGTAAACGGAGCAGACCTTCAGAAAGTTGCAAAAGATAAAAAAATTGCAGAACTGATTGATACAGATGATGTAAAAGCGTTATACTTTGGATATGAGTATCATACACCGGAAGCTGCTGAGACGACAGTCGGTGAAGCTGGAATCACAAACGGTGTTGTACGAGTTCTGACAAGCAAAGACTGTATCGTACAGGGAGCACAGAAAGAACTTCTTGCTTCCAGAAAGACAAGCTGTGGGAAATGTGTATTCTGCCGTGAAGGACTGATTCAGTTAGAGCATATGCAGAAAGAAATCACAGAAGGAAGAGGAAAGGTTGAATTTATCGATCTGACAAAAGAAATCGGTGAAGCAATGTGCTACTCTACACCATGTTCTATGGGACAGGTATCAGCAAAAGCTGCCTTAAGTGCAACAGAGCTGTTCACAAAAGAATATGAAGAACATATTAAGAAGAAAAACTGCCCGGCAGGAGCTTGTACTTCTTTCGTTAACATTTACATTGATCCATCACTGTGTAATGGTTGTGGAGAATGTATGGATGTATGTCCAAAAGACTGTATCGAAGGAAAAGCAAAATACATTCATATGATCGATGATTTCGATTGTACAAAATGTGGTAAATGTATGGAAGTTTGTGATGAAGATGCTATCGTACAGACAACAGGTAAGTTACCAAAACTTCCAAACAGATTAACAAAGGTTGGTAAATTTAAGAAGAGATAA